The DNA segment TCGTCTGGACTTCCCGTTGGATGTACTGCTGGAACACGTCCTGCAGGATGAACCAGACCTCACGTTCGGCCTCGAACCGGACTCGTCTGCCGCCCCCTGCAGACGACCTGCGGTGGATGAGCCCGATACGCGACAGCGTCCGTGTGACGTTACTCACCGTCGATTTCGCGTAGCCGGTTTCTTCGACGAGTTCTGGGATGGAGAGGGGGTCCGATGCGAAGTACAGCACGCCGTAGATGCGCCCGGCGCTTCGGCTGAGGCCGTACACCTCGGCCGATTGCTCCATCGATTCGATGACGCGTTCGCGTGCGACCGCGCTGTCGTCATCACTCATGCATCCGAACTGGCTGCCCTGTTTGCCGCGTGTCCTGCTGCGTCATACCTCAGGCTATTTATTCCGTAAGTATTAAATTGTTTGATTGGTTTGTTCGGATTGAGCCGAACAAACAGAAGCGAACGTCAATACCCTCCCTACAATCCATGGCAAGCGTCTTCCCCCATCACCCGCCAGTTGACTATGCACCCCGAGAGCAGACGAACGTCGTAGTCAACGGTACCGAACCG comes from the Haloarcula hispanica ATCC 33960 genome and includes:
- a CDS encoding GbsR/MarR family transcriptional regulator; the encoded protein is MSDDDSAVARERVIESMEQSAEVYGLSRSAGRIYGVLYFASDPLSIPELVEETGYAKSTVSNVTRTLSRIGLIHRRSSAGGGRRVRFEAEREVWFILQDVFQQYIQREVQTTLRTIRRAEEQVSAETREQERVRNLRETYEDLEEIVQLASEYSAAELREALESYER